Proteins from a single region of Bombus huntii isolate Logan2020A chromosome 2, iyBomHunt1.1, whole genome shotgun sequence:
- the LOC126878341 gene encoding uncharacterized protein LOC126878341 isoform X1: protein MQNCSSSKTRNMTTTTGDPSTLKSPASLSGGDLVSRLLAATPPYLYNVPLTPHSFFFSEMLRSFVQAKTEVSSANNTTSVPRRRKRSWRDARDRPLELTTKERQHHHHHHHSQHQQQQQPPDKYFHTQQQPQQAETRLENGSKQSDGYDTASKVGNFEQKPNFGTDILKPVDENKSEFSKQSKSFFDERPRHFEQAQPPENMFASELQKVKPEESHSSDRKNCNYNDRSPYDDRTKSAIGNQELPPLLSDQKKLDFSRTFLPSLPGRGCDMLPGVKGFGLPGNVTNPEFLPGPLWYPPYPMPQSYPGIDPLHFFIDLRVSGHIWDRKLSERQLPFKGKHCSAFSVPQSKEYNSNRPLNLTRDEASTSRNSEENLRGTNYILRHLTRTYRDIGQARKATRSETSTSGESEDSSKDIDNNERSPKPEEISVASTSPEEERKDLRALIGLELVVDYVKEPKGDTSNEQNSQVTE from the exons ATGCAAAAC TGCTCATCTTCGAAAACCAGAAACATGACGACGACCACAGGCGATCCGTCGACTCTGAAGAGTCCAGCCTCGCTCTCCGGCGGCGATTTGGTGTCCCGCCTTCTAGCAGCGACTCCTCCATACCTGTACAACGTGCCCTTAACACCGCATAGCTTCTTCTTCAGCGAGATGTTGCGTTCGTTTGTGCAAGCAAAGACGGAAGTATCATCGGCGAACAACACGACGAGCGTACCTCGACGTCGCAAAAGATCTTGGCGAGACGCTCGGGATCGTCCGTTGGAATTAACCACGAAAGAAAGACAACATCATCACCATCACCATCACTCGCAGCACcaacagcagcaacagccGCCGGATAAATATTTCCATACTCAACAGCAGCCACAGCAAGCGGAGACGCGACTGGAGAACGGAAGTAAGCAAAGCGACGGCTACGACACCGCAAGTAAAGTGGGCAACTTCGAGCAGAAGCCAAACTTCGGGACAGACATTTTGAAACCGGTGGATGAAAATAAATCTGAGTTTAGCAAGCAGAGTAAGAGCTTTTTCGACGAACGACCTCGTCACTTTGAGCAGGCCCAACCACCGGAAAACATGTTCGCCAGTGAACTGCAGAAAGTCAAGCCGGAAGAGTCTCACTCTAGCGACCGTAAGAATTGCAATTACAACGACAGAAGCCCGTACGATGATCGTACGAAGAGCGCGATTGGCAATCAAGAGCTACCGCCCCTGTTATCAGATCAGAAGAAGCTCGATTTCTCGAGGACCTTTTTGCCCAGCCTTCCAGGAAGGGGCTGCGATATGCTTCCGGGCGTGAAAGGATTCGGTCTGCCCGGGAACGTCACCAACCCGGAATTCCTCCCTGGTCCACTTTGGTATCCGCCTTATCCAATGCCTCAATCATATCCTGGCATCGATCCTCTACACTTCTTCATCGACCTTCGCGTATCCGGCCATATCTGGGATCGCAAGTTGAGCGAGAGGCAACTGCCCTTCAAAGGCAAGCACTGTTCTGCCTTCAGTGTGCCACAATCCAAGGAATATAATAGCAATCGACCGTTAAATTTGACGAGAGACGAGGCTAGCACGTCTAGGAACAGCGAGGAAAATCTACGTGGCACTAATTATATTTTGAGACACTTGACTAGGACGTACAGGGACATTGGCCAGGCACGGAAAGCAACCAGGAGCGAAACATCGACTTCTGGCGAGAGCGAAGACAGTTCAAAGGACATTGATAATA ACGAAAGATCTCCAAAACCGGAAGAAATCTCGGTTGCGTCCACAAGTCCGGAAGAAGAGAGGAAGGATCTTCGAGCGTTGATAGGGTTGGAACTGGTGGTGGATTATGTGAAAGAGCCGAAGGGAGATACCTCGAACGAGCAGAATTCGCAAGTAACCGAATAA
- the LOC126878341 gene encoding uncharacterized protein LOC126878341 isoform X2 has protein sequence MTTTTGDPSTLKSPASLSGGDLVSRLLAATPPYLYNVPLTPHSFFFSEMLRSFVQAKTEVSSANNTTSVPRRRKRSWRDARDRPLELTTKERQHHHHHHHSQHQQQQQPPDKYFHTQQQPQQAETRLENGSKQSDGYDTASKVGNFEQKPNFGTDILKPVDENKSEFSKQSKSFFDERPRHFEQAQPPENMFASELQKVKPEESHSSDRKNCNYNDRSPYDDRTKSAIGNQELPPLLSDQKKLDFSRTFLPSLPGRGCDMLPGVKGFGLPGNVTNPEFLPGPLWYPPYPMPQSYPGIDPLHFFIDLRVSGHIWDRKLSERQLPFKGKHCSAFSVPQSKEYNSNRPLNLTRDEASTSRNSEENLRGTNYILRHLTRTYRDIGQARKATRSETSTSGESEDSSKDIDNNERSPKPEEISVASTSPEEERKDLRALIGLELVVDYVKEPKGDTSNEQNSQVTE, from the exons ATGACGACGACCACAGGCGATCCGTCGACTCTGAAGAGTCCAGCCTCGCTCTCCGGCGGCGATTTGGTGTCCCGCCTTCTAGCAGCGACTCCTCCATACCTGTACAACGTGCCCTTAACACCGCATAGCTTCTTCTTCAGCGAGATGTTGCGTTCGTTTGTGCAAGCAAAGACGGAAGTATCATCGGCGAACAACACGACGAGCGTACCTCGACGTCGCAAAAGATCTTGGCGAGACGCTCGGGATCGTCCGTTGGAATTAACCACGAAAGAAAGACAACATCATCACCATCACCATCACTCGCAGCACcaacagcagcaacagccGCCGGATAAATATTTCCATACTCAACAGCAGCCACAGCAAGCGGAGACGCGACTGGAGAACGGAAGTAAGCAAAGCGACGGCTACGACACCGCAAGTAAAGTGGGCAACTTCGAGCAGAAGCCAAACTTCGGGACAGACATTTTGAAACCGGTGGATGAAAATAAATCTGAGTTTAGCAAGCAGAGTAAGAGCTTTTTCGACGAACGACCTCGTCACTTTGAGCAGGCCCAACCACCGGAAAACATGTTCGCCAGTGAACTGCAGAAAGTCAAGCCGGAAGAGTCTCACTCTAGCGACCGTAAGAATTGCAATTACAACGACAGAAGCCCGTACGATGATCGTACGAAGAGCGCGATTGGCAATCAAGAGCTACCGCCCCTGTTATCAGATCAGAAGAAGCTCGATTTCTCGAGGACCTTTTTGCCCAGCCTTCCAGGAAGGGGCTGCGATATGCTTCCGGGCGTGAAAGGATTCGGTCTGCCCGGGAACGTCACCAACCCGGAATTCCTCCCTGGTCCACTTTGGTATCCGCCTTATCCAATGCCTCAATCATATCCTGGCATCGATCCTCTACACTTCTTCATCGACCTTCGCGTATCCGGCCATATCTGGGATCGCAAGTTGAGCGAGAGGCAACTGCCCTTCAAAGGCAAGCACTGTTCTGCCTTCAGTGTGCCACAATCCAAGGAATATAATAGCAATCGACCGTTAAATTTGACGAGAGACGAGGCTAGCACGTCTAGGAACAGCGAGGAAAATCTACGTGGCACTAATTATATTTTGAGACACTTGACTAGGACGTACAGGGACATTGGCCAGGCACGGAAAGCAACCAGGAGCGAAACATCGACTTCTGGCGAGAGCGAAGACAGTTCAAAGGACATTGATAATA ACGAAAGATCTCCAAAACCGGAAGAAATCTCGGTTGCGTCCACAAGTCCGGAAGAAGAGAGGAAGGATCTTCGAGCGTTGATAGGGTTGGAACTGGTGGTGGATTATGTGAAAGAGCCGAAGGGAGATACCTCGAACGAGCAGAATTCGCAAGTAACCGAATAA
- the LOC126878256 gene encoding G kinase-anchoring protein 1-like, translated as MATAVPSRFAVLSIDDDDCKPKKTQKNVTAGKTNQKSKTDKSKQQQQPKKDDKKKQNKGKKKKTSSNENQQWEQWKQKDTMAVEETFEQELHQAILLSKLAYEEQLVSAVKSEKEQESNKKSGKKSKKATMSLEQFNNMGLENTSTTTTTINTITTQNTVLPPENGDTKSKELDTEFFERIEKETKEEITKEKEKDILKARLNKIDDDITSAQLRVEVEKRDEIINELRSQVESLKKELTQVKERNKKLYQILSHGEMKDKASVLAEVAKLQEIRDELTSEVASLHAQLEQERSKTRTSSTDVKSSKQTNKKRPVNENA; from the exons ATGGCGACCGCCGTACCATCAAGATTCGCAGTACTCAGCATTGATGATGATGATTGTAAGCCGAAGAAAACCCAGAAGAATGTTACTGCCGGTAAGACGAATCAAAAATCTAAAACCGACAAATCGAAACAACAGCAGCAACCAAAAAAGGATGacaagaaaaaacaaaataag ggaaaaaagaaaaaaactaGTAGCAATGAAAATCAACAATGGGAACAATGGAAACAGAAAGATACAATG GCTGTCGAGGAAACGTTTGAGCAAGAATTACATCAAGCCATCTTGCTGTCAAAGCTGGCTTATGAAGAGCAGCTAGTAAGTGCAGTCAAGTCAGAAAAAGAGCAAGAGTCAAATAAGAAATCAGGGAAAAAATCAAAAAAGGCTACTATGTCATTGGAGCAGTTCAACAATATGGGATTAGAAAATACTTCTACTACAACTACTACCATTAATACTATTACTACTCAAAATACAGTATTACCTCCAGAAAATGGCGATACTAAATCCAAAG aattagacacagaattttttgaaagaattgaaaaggagacaaaagaagaaatcacaaaggaaaaagaaaaggatatATTGAAGGCGAGACTAAATAAAATCGATGATGATATTACATCTGCTCAGTTAAGGGTAGAGGTGGAAAAACGTGACGAAATCATTAATGAATTAAGGAGTCAAGTAGAAAGcttaaaaaaggaattaacACAAGTTaaagaaaggaataaaaagctttatcaaatattatctCATGGAGAAA TGAAAGATAAAGCGTCAGTATTAGCTGAAGTAGCAAAATTACAGGAAATACGAGATGAGTTGACGTCCGAAGTAGCATCCTTACATGCACAATTAGAACAAGAGAGGTCCAAAACACGTACTTCTAGTACAGATGTCAAATCATCTAAACAAACT aatAAGAAGAGGCCCGTTAATGAGAATGCCTAA